One genomic region from Candidatus Saccharimonadia bacterium encodes:
- a CDS encoding VOC family protein yields the protein MAENITLLVYPVKDLDESKAFFKTFLGVEPYAESAYYVGYKVGDLEVGLDPNGQAVIGYIDVDDIAASLKTYLDAGASTVQEPKDVGGGLLIAQIKDPSGNVLGLRQAAK from the coding sequence ATGGCGGAGAACATTACATTACTCGTGTATCCGGTTAAGGACTTGGACGAGAGCAAGGCATTTTTTAAGACGTTTTTGGGCGTCGAACCCTACGCGGAGAGCGCGTATTACGTGGGATATAAGGTAGGTGATTTGGAGGTTGGCCTGGACCCAAACGGGCAGGCGGTGATTGGGTATATTGATGTAGACGACATCGCCGCGAGCCTAAAGACCTACCTGGACGCCGGCGCCAGTACGGTCCAAGAGCCCAAAGACGTGGGCGGCGGGTTGCTGATTGCTCAGATTAAAGACCCGAGCGGGAATGTTTTGGGGCTGCGGCAGGCGGCTAAGTAG
- a CDS encoding response regulator, with amino-acid sequence MPTPTILIVEDNADLQKIYQTVLTGDGYNVVVAGDGEAALQQVAEYHPDLILLDMLMVNLGGLEFLRAYRKTADADAKIIIVSNLASPELSQEAIKLGVDRYLAKTQLTPRELAREVKTILAAPETPIASAHQ; translated from the coding sequence ATGCCTACGCCCACCATTCTCATTGTCGAAGATAATGCCGATCTCCAAAAAATCTATCAAACCGTGCTCACGGGTGACGGATACAACGTAGTAGTGGCCGGCGACGGCGAGGCCGCCTTGCAGCAGGTCGCCGAGTACCATCCAGATCTCATTTTGCTCGACATGCTCATGGTCAATCTCGGCGGACTGGAATTCCTGCGCGCGTATCGCAAGACCGCCGATGCTGACGCCAAAATTATCATCGTTAGCAACCTCGCTTCCCCCGAGCTCAGTCAAGAGGCCATCAAGCTGGGCGTCGACCGATATCTGGCCAAAACCCAACTCACCCCGCGAGAATTAGCGCGCGAAGTCAAAACCATCCTAGCGGCTCCCGAGACGCCCATCGCTTCTGCGCATCAATAA
- a CDS encoding methyltransferase domain-containing protein codes for MTSNTGNTDLTTLSLTALFELYAEEYARLRELFPYQDHWRQIVAELGLETHDRILDACCGDGALTWALTKLGVPPPLVLGLDNSTAMLEHAAAEPYPSGRAMYLLSDLNAPPDEWAPAEFSAKAPSLNITKIALINGLYALRDPQQALAGLAQVVRPNTSLVLSTALPNPDMQAVLREHLEQVAAKGGDPAAEYNRLLGPEGVFKLIAAINQEIIRRGATSLHFLDEPTLRQMLDAAGWQVMRSQIVYAGQNVLITAKKR; via the coding sequence ATGACAAGTAACACCGGCAATACCGATCTCACCACCCTCAGCCTCACCGCTCTCTTCGAGCTTTACGCCGAAGAGTACGCACGGCTGCGGGAGCTCTTCCCCTACCAAGACCACTGGCGTCAAATCGTCGCCGAGCTCGGTCTCGAGACCCATGATCGCATCCTCGACGCCTGCTGCGGCGACGGCGCCCTGACCTGGGCGCTCACGAAACTGGGCGTCCCCCCGCCCCTCGTCCTGGGGCTCGACAACTCGACGGCGATGCTCGAGCACGCAGCCGCCGAGCCTTACCCCTCGGGACGCGCGATGTACCTGCTGTCCGATCTCAACGCGCCTCCCGACGAATGGGCGCCGGCGGAGTTTTCGGCAAAGGCACCGAGCCTGAACATCACGAAGATCGCGCTGATCAACGGCCTCTATGCCCTCCGTGATCCCCAGCAGGCGCTCGCAGGACTGGCCCAAGTAGTGCGGCCAAACACCTCACTGGTGCTCTCCACCGCCCTGCCCAACCCAGACATGCAGGCGGTGCTACGGGAGCACCTGGAGCAAGTAGCGGCCAAGGGCGGAGACCCCGCCGCCGAATACAACCGGCTCCTCGGTCCCGAAGGCGTCTTCAAGCTCATCGCCGCCATCAACCAGGAAATCATCCGTCGCGGTGCCACCTCGCTCCACTTCCTGGACGAACCCACGCTGCGGCAGATGCTGGACGCGGCCGGCTGGCAGGTCATGCGGTCGCAGATCGTCTACGCCGGCCAAAACGTGCTCATCACGGCCAAGAAACGGTAG
- a CDS encoding DUF5684 domain-containing protein: MSGGQVIGSLIAAAIILAGMWKIFTKAKQPGWAVIIPIYNTYILLKIIGRPWWWLLLLLIPIVNIVLGIMMYHELAKSFGKGVGYTLLLLLLPFIGFPVLGFGSAQYQGPAAGRA, translated from the coding sequence ATGTCCGGAGGCCAAGTAATTGGCTCCCTCATAGCCGCCGCCATCATTCTGGCGGGCATGTGGAAAATCTTTACGAAGGCCAAGCAGCCGGGATGGGCGGTGATCATTCCGATTTATAATACCTACATCCTGCTTAAGATCATCGGCCGGCCGTGGTGGTGGTTGCTGCTCTTGCTCATTCCCATCGTGAACATTGTGCTCGGCATTATGATGTACCACGAGCTCGCGAAATCCTTCGGCAAGGGCGTCGGCTACACCCTGCTGCTGCTCTTGTTGCCATTTATTGGGTTCCCGGTGCTCGGGTTCGGCTCCGCCCAGTACCAGGGCCCGGCTGCTGGCCGCGCCTAA
- a CDS encoding ATP-binding protein produces MLVLSVILLSIVLAADIALGLVVWLQAPGRSVNRIFALLAFAFAGWSGSGFYDQTVANTANLSPFMAGTPFVAAILIAGFIMLFTLYFPANHLNAPRLRHGLIWALIFTAAPLIFMALFTRLIIAGVTMSAAVGNNIIVGPLYGLFPLFLLAWIGLALVNLAHKYRHAKSSLSRQQLSYVFAGFLLTTATAFMTNVIIPMATQTPTVARFGFLSTLFLIGFIGYAIVAHRLFNIRLLIARSVAYLLLLGTLTTLYGLGIFATSRYFFPDTGISMGEIAAFIAMALILAVTYQSFRRFFEHVTDRVFFRDHYNAQTLLDTIASTLASELLLEPLLRKSLKELCSPMHLAGAQVMVLERDRLYKQARYGLAAPNAVPPAEAVRSLQHPILIADELSPGALKDLLDVHGVRVSLMLRTHGEAVGFLFLGDKRSGDAYTDEDLAVLEIVRKELAVAITNARAYEEIAHFNTTLQERIRQATRRLSAANRNLKVLDQAKDDFISMASHQLGTPLATITGYLSMAVDEDKHNMTANQRQYISLALEASSRMVAMSSDLLNVSRLNSGRFAILPRPVDLGQLVEQEIEQLSPAAERKGLRLTHKLPQPPLPRLMLDESKTRQVVMNFIDNAIYYTPHGGIHVELKHEAGAVIFTVTDTGIGVPAAEQAKLFAKFYRADNARQTRPDGTGLGLYLAKKVIEGQNGTIIFASQEGAGSTFGFSLPYTPAKG; encoded by the coding sequence ATGCTTGTACTCTCGGTGATTCTCCTCAGCATCGTCCTAGCAGCAGATATTGCGCTGGGTTTGGTTGTGTGGCTGCAGGCTCCAGGACGCAGCGTTAATCGTATTTTTGCTCTGCTAGCCTTCGCCTTCGCCGGATGGAGCGGCAGCGGTTTTTACGATCAAACCGTTGCCAATACGGCCAATCTCTCGCCATTCATGGCGGGCACTCCTTTTGTTGCCGCTATTTTGATCGCCGGCTTCATCATGCTTTTCACGCTCTATTTTCCCGCCAACCACCTCAACGCTCCGCGCCTGCGCCATGGACTCATTTGGGCCCTAATTTTTACCGCCGCGCCGCTAATATTCATGGCTCTGTTCACCAGGCTCATCATAGCCGGCGTCACCATGTCTGCTGCTGTCGGCAACAACATTATTGTGGGACCGCTGTATGGATTGTTTCCGCTCTTCCTCCTTGCCTGGATCGGGCTGGCTTTGGTCAATTTGGCGCATAAATACCGCCACGCCAAAAGCTCTCTCAGCCGGCAGCAACTCAGTTATGTATTCGCTGGATTCTTGCTCACCACCGCCACCGCCTTCATGACCAACGTCATTATTCCGATGGCTACCCAAACCCCCACGGTAGCCCGTTTCGGCTTCCTCTCTACGCTGTTCCTCATCGGCTTCATCGGCTATGCCATCGTGGCCCACCGGCTATTCAATATTCGGCTGCTCATTGCCCGCTCGGTGGCCTACTTGCTGCTGCTTGGCACCCTTACCACGCTCTATGGCCTAGGGATTTTCGCCACCAGCCGCTATTTCTTCCCCGATACCGGCATCAGCATGGGCGAAATCGCCGCCTTCATCGCCATGGCTCTCATTTTGGCTGTCACGTACCAGTCGTTTCGGCGCTTTTTTGAGCACGTTACCGACCGGGTTTTCTTTCGTGATCATTACAACGCGCAGACGCTGCTCGACACCATCGCGAGCACGTTGGCCTCGGAATTGCTCCTGGAGCCGCTCCTGAGAAAAAGTCTCAAAGAGCTTTGCAGCCCGATGCATCTGGCGGGGGCCCAGGTGATGGTGCTCGAGCGCGACCGACTCTACAAACAAGCCCGCTACGGCCTAGCGGCGCCCAATGCCGTGCCACCGGCTGAGGCTGTTCGGAGCCTTCAGCACCCCATCCTCATAGCCGACGAATTATCGCCAGGCGCACTCAAAGATCTGCTTGATGTCCACGGCGTGCGGGTTTCGCTCATGCTGCGCACCCACGGAGAAGCGGTAGGATTCCTGTTTTTGGGCGACAAACGCTCGGGCGACGCCTACACCGACGAAGACCTGGCCGTGCTCGAGATTGTTCGCAAGGAGCTGGCCGTGGCCATCACCAACGCGCGCGCCTACGAAGAAATCGCTCACTTCAACACCACACTGCAAGAGCGTATTCGCCAGGCCACCCGGCGGCTCAGCGCCGCCAATCGCAACCTCAAGGTGCTCGACCAGGCCAAAGACGACTTCATCTCAATGGCCTCGCACCAGCTCGGCACGCCGCTGGCCACCATCACGGGCTACCTGTCGATGGCCGTCGATGAAGACAAGCACAACATGACCGCTAATCAGCGCCAATACATTAGCCTAGCACTCGAAGCCTCCAGTCGAATGGTGGCGATGTCGAGCGATCTACTCAATGTGTCGCGCCTCAATTCCGGCCGCTTCGCCATTTTGCCGCGGCCCGTCGACCTCGGTCAGCTGGTGGAGCAAGAGATCGAGCAGCTCAGCCCAGCGGCCGAACGCAAGGGCCTCAGGCTCACCCACAAGCTGCCGCAGCCGCCCTTGCCGCGACTGATGCTCGACGAGAGCAAAACCCGCCAAGTGGTAATGAATTTCATCGACAATGCCATCTACTACACGCCGCACGGCGGCATTCACGTAGAGCTCAAGCATGAAGCCGGCGCCGTCATATTTACCGTCACCGACACCGGCATCGGCGTGCCGGCGGCGGAGCAAGCCAAGCTGTTTGCCAAATTCTATCGTGCGGACAACGCTCGGCAGACTCGTCCCGATGGCACGGGATTAGGCCTCTACTTAGCCAAAAAAGTCATTGAAGGTCAGAACGGAACCATCATTTTTGCTTCCCAAGAGGGCGCCGGGAGCACTTTTGGCTTCAGTTTGCCGTATACGCCCGCCAAGGGCTAA
- a CDS encoding class I SAM-dependent methyltransferase has product MLGYIILLFNKLDLFPHFFSGATFDQLQAADGLDPVRLRSVLGAATSSGLIREKYSVYHLTNLGLELHRNRGFFTWAIGGYSPLLESMDTFLRSPDTAWQPYVRGNYVAVGADECNQGLMQAIFDQVIDTIPATRIADLGCGNAGRLADLLSRRPELTGVGVDIDPGAIELARQNSVAHGLEQRLQLVQENVFASLTGPRPEFDDVELVMSFMMLHDLFNLSGLQGRLFDLMKKAFPKAKYYVLADTCLREPPPAATAPPIFTLGFELIHGLRGIQLFPLSYYEEQFSRAGLHLVARHDFGVPGTHLFVLEVPA; this is encoded by the coding sequence ATGCTGGGGTACATAATCCTGCTTTTTAACAAGCTCGATCTGTTTCCGCATTTTTTTTCCGGCGCCACCTTCGATCAGCTGCAGGCAGCCGACGGCCTCGACCCCGTGCGCCTCAGGTCCGTCTTGGGCGCCGCCACCTCCAGCGGCTTGATCCGCGAAAAATATAGTGTTTACCACCTCACCAACCTCGGGCTCGAGCTGCACCGCAACCGCGGCTTTTTTACCTGGGCCATTGGCGGCTACTCGCCACTGCTCGAGTCTATGGATACCTTTTTGCGGTCGCCGGACACCGCCTGGCAACCCTACGTTCGCGGCAATTACGTCGCGGTGGGCGCCGATGAGTGCAACCAGGGCCTCATGCAGGCGATCTTCGATCAAGTCATCGATACCATACCCGCCACGCGCATCGCCGACCTAGGCTGCGGCAACGCCGGACGGCTCGCCGACCTCCTGAGCCGCCGCCCCGAACTCACCGGCGTCGGCGTCGACATCGACCCGGGCGCCATCGAGCTCGCCCGTCAAAACAGCGTCGCTCATGGTTTGGAGCAACGACTCCAATTGGTCCAGGAAAACGTCTTCGCCTCGCTCACCGGCCCGCGGCCCGAATTTGACGACGTCGAACTCGTAATGAGCTTCATGATGCTTCACGACCTCTTCAATCTCTCGGGCTTGCAGGGCCGGCTCTTCGACCTCATGAAAAAAGCTTTTCCAAAAGCAAAATACTACGTCCTGGCCGATACCTGCCTCCGTGAGCCACCGCCCGCCGCCACAGCTCCGCCCATCTTCACCCTCGGTTTCGAGCTCATCCACGGCCTGCGCGGCATCCAACTATTTCCCCTCAGCTACTACGAGGAGCAATTTTCGCGGGCCGGGCTGCACCTCGTCGCGCGGCACGATTTTGGCGTGCCGGGTACCCACCTCTTCGTGCTTGAGGTGCCGGCGTGA
- a CDS encoding aminotransferase class I/II-fold pyridoxal phosphate-dependent enzyme translates to MTTLAEAYFGHVPAPAAPPLSTGTPLHLNEMPADVPLALRRRILAQLRRVPLNRYPEPFADSLATQLAAWYGCRPGQLLVGPGSSSFIRLLFTYFGLHARGHIVIARPSFAYYEQFCRAFNIPYRTWELDDNFQYDTASLADLPDHSAVWLASPNNPTGDVIPTDRLAALLGAHPRSLFVVDEAYGEFAGSSLLPLLAEHPNLLLLRTLSKVVSAASLRCGALMGDESLIAAIRGLQTPWQMSGFTIEAAKVILSYIQETSWATDQIRALTAERDQLSRRWAAAAGQQFTVYPSRANFILLRAASPKAYHALLAACARHGLLVAALDGQPRLSGCVRVTIGRPADNVTFTKAFQESLSIP, encoded by the coding sequence GTGACCACCCTGGCCGAGGCCTATTTCGGCCACGTGCCAGCACCGGCCGCGCCGCCGCTGAGTACCGGCACTCCGCTGCATCTCAACGAGATGCCGGCCGACGTCCCACTCGCCTTGCGCCGCCGCATCCTGGCCCAGCTGCGCCGCGTCCCACTCAATCGCTACCCCGAACCCTTTGCCGACTCGCTGGCCACCCAGCTGGCCGCCTGGTATGGCTGTCGGCCGGGGCAGCTGCTGGTGGGCCCCGGGTCGAGCTCGTTTATCCGTTTGCTCTTCACGTATTTTGGCCTGCACGCCCGGGGTCACATCGTGATTGCGCGGCCGTCCTTTGCCTACTACGAGCAATTTTGCCGCGCTTTCAACATTCCCTACCGCACCTGGGAGCTCGACGATAATTTTCAATACGACACCGCTAGCCTCGCTGATTTGCCCGACCACTCGGCGGTGTGGCTGGCCAGCCCCAACAATCCCACCGGCGATGTCATTCCCACCGACCGGCTGGCCGCGCTGCTCGGCGCCCACCCGCGCAGCCTGTTCGTCGTCGACGAGGCCTACGGTGAGTTCGCCGGCTCCAGCCTGCTGCCGTTGCTAGCGGAGCACCCCAACCTGTTGCTGCTGCGGACGCTGTCAAAGGTAGTATCGGCCGCCAGTTTGCGCTGTGGCGCGCTCATGGGCGACGAATCCCTCATTGCCGCCATTCGCGGACTCCAAACGCCCTGGCAAATGTCCGGTTTTACCATCGAGGCCGCCAAAGTCATCTTGAGTTACATCCAGGAAACCAGCTGGGCCACCGACCAAATCCGCGCCCTGACCGCCGAGCGCGACCAACTTTCGCGGCGCTGGGCCGCGGCTGCCGGCCAGCAATTCACCGTGTACCCGTCCCGAGCCAACTTTATATTGTTGCGCGCCGCCAGCCCCAAAGCCTACCACGCCCTGCTCGCTGCCTGCGCCCGGCACGGCCTGCTCGTGGCTGCGCTCGACGGCCAGCCGCGCCTATCCGGCTGTGTGCGCGTCACCATCGGCCGTCCCGCCGATAACGTCACTTTTACAAAGGCCTTTCAAGAAAGCCTATCTATACCTTAG
- a CDS encoding methyltransferase domain-containing protein yields the protein MQYDETLWRNYAKVYDTLLEIIPYRNLLLEVVDSAQIKGGQAVLDTCCGTGNLLWALQHQNINCQFTGVDASSAMLAKAQAKTPAFSGTAEFCRMDLHRPLEAWKITGSFDRFILNNCVFALDNPALVLQNLATFARPGAILVLSTPHPSPSLDAVLDEHLRDAETAGRYQEREDALQQLVPLVEPIIRCNQQIFRHYGDELHFPNRSQLEQWFEHSGWKITDIRTTYAGQNWLVTAEKV from the coding sequence GTGCAGTATGATGAAACACTTTGGCGAAATTATGCCAAAGTCTACGATACCCTGCTTGAAATCATCCCATACCGCAACCTCCTGCTGGAGGTGGTCGATAGTGCCCAAATCAAGGGCGGCCAGGCCGTGCTCGACACCTGTTGCGGTACCGGTAATCTGCTATGGGCCTTGCAGCACCAAAATATTAACTGCCAGTTCACGGGTGTGGACGCCTCATCGGCCATGCTCGCCAAAGCGCAGGCCAAAACCCCCGCCTTTAGCGGCACCGCCGAATTTTGCCGCATGGACTTACACCGGCCACTCGAAGCTTGGAAGATTACGGGGTCGTTCGATCGATTCATTCTGAACAATTGTGTCTTCGCGCTCGACAATCCGGCCCTAGTGTTGCAAAACTTGGCCACCTTCGCCCGGCCTGGCGCTATCCTCGTTCTCTCCACGCCCCACCCCAGCCCCAGCCTCGATGCCGTCCTCGACGAGCATCTCCGCGATGCCGAAACCGCCGGTCGATACCAAGAGCGCGAAGATGCATTGCAGCAGCTAGTACCCCTGGTAGAGCCGATTATTCGATGCAATCAGCAAATATTTCGACACTATGGAGACGAGCTGCATTTTCCGAATCGCTCCCAACTTGAGCAATGGTTCGAGCATTCAGGCTGGAAGATCACCGACATTCGCACGACCTATGCCGGTCAAAATTGGCTCGTAACAGCCGAGAAAGTTTAA